In Massilistercora timonensis, the following are encoded in one genomic region:
- a CDS encoding ABC transporter ATP-binding protein, whose amino-acid sequence MRKVIQQLGIYKKDTYRCIGLTALEVIMEILMPFITAIIIDQGLEAKDLGVVYRFGGMMVVMAFLSLTFGGLAGKDAASAASGLAANLREAIYANIQTFSFSNIDKFSVPSLVTRMTTDITNVQNAFMMVIRVAVRAPLNLIFSFTMCLIISPHLSGMFLIAVVFLVIVIGAIMVVTLKIFREVFRRYDDLNASVQENVTAIRVVKAFVREEHENEKFARASKMLRDLSVKAESLLAFNAPAMMVAVYFCIISVSWLGAKFIVGGSLTTGDLTSLFSYIMSLLMSLMMLSMVIVMISMSMASIRRIGEVLDEKPDLTDPEDPVMEVADGQIDFNHVNFSYKHGSGKNALTDIDLHIKSGETIGVIGGTGSGKSSLVNLICRLYDVDEGSVCVGGVDVRRYDTEVLRDQVSVVLQKNTLFSGTILDNLRWGNPKATKEECIEACKAACADEFIDRMPKGYETWIERGGSNVSGGQKQRLCIARALLKKPKVLILDDSTSAVDTATDASIRAAFAREIPGTTKIIIAQRVSSVQSADRILVLDDGRIDDFDTHENLLEHNAIYQEIFNSQIEGGGDFDQPA is encoded by the coding sequence GTGAGAAAAGTTATACAGCAGCTGGGAATTTATAAGAAGGACACCTATCGGTGTATCGGTCTTACCGCCCTGGAAGTGATCATGGAGATCCTGATGCCGTTTATTACGGCGATCATTATCGACCAGGGGCTGGAGGCCAAGGACCTTGGGGTTGTGTACCGGTTTGGCGGGATGATGGTAGTGATGGCGTTCTTAAGCCTGACATTCGGCGGACTGGCAGGAAAGGATGCGGCAAGCGCGGCCTCCGGGCTGGCGGCCAACTTAAGGGAGGCCATCTACGCCAATATCCAGACCTTTTCCTTTTCCAATATTGACAAATTCAGCGTGCCAAGTCTGGTGACCCGTATGACCACAGATATTACCAACGTGCAGAACGCGTTTATGATGGTGATCCGTGTGGCGGTGCGGGCGCCGCTGAACCTGATCTTCAGTTTCACCATGTGCCTGATCATCAGCCCCCACTTGAGCGGAATGTTCCTGATCGCGGTGGTCTTCCTGGTGATCGTGATCGGAGCTATCATGGTAGTAACGCTTAAGATTTTCCGGGAAGTGTTCCGCAGGTACGATGACCTGAACGCCAGCGTACAGGAAAATGTCACCGCCATCCGGGTGGTAAAGGCATTTGTCCGGGAGGAACATGAGAATGAGAAGTTCGCCAGGGCTTCCAAAATGCTTCGGGACCTTTCGGTGAAAGCGGAGAGCCTGCTGGCTTTCAACGCGCCGGCTATGATGGTGGCAGTTTATTTCTGTATCATCTCTGTATCCTGGCTGGGAGCGAAGTTTATTGTAGGTGGTTCTCTTACCACCGGTGACCTGACCAGTCTGTTCAGTTATATTATGTCGCTGCTTATGAGTCTGATGATGCTCTCCATGGTGATCGTTATGATCAGTATGTCCATGGCCAGTATCCGACGGATCGGCGAAGTCCTGGATGAGAAGCCGGACCTGACCGACCCGGAGGATCCGGTGATGGAAGTGGCCGACGGGCAGATTGATTTCAACCATGTGAATTTCTCCTACAAACATGGCAGCGGCAAGAATGCGCTGACGGATATCGATCTTCATATTAAGAGCGGAGAGACCATCGGCGTCATCGGCGGCACCGGTTCCGGAAAGAGCAGTCTGGTGAACCTGATCTGCCGGCTCTACGATGTGGACGAAGGTTCCGTCTGTGTGGGCGGCGTGGATGTGCGCCGGTATGACACCGAGGTCCTGCGTGACCAGGTATCTGTAGTGCTCCAGAAGAACACCCTCTTCTCCGGCACCATCCTTGACAACCTGCGCTGGGGCAATCCAAAGGCCACTAAGGAAGAATGTATCGAGGCCTGCAAGGCGGCCTGCGCCGATGAGTTCATCGACCGGATGCCCAAGGGGTATGAGACCTGGATCGAGCGGGGCGGCTCCAACGTCTCCGGCGGTCAGAAGCAGCGGCTGTGTATTGCAAGGGCTCTGTTGAAGAAGCCTAAGGTTCTGATCCTGGACGATTCCACCAGTGCCGTGGACACGGCTACAGACGCCAGCATCCGGGCGGCCTTCGCCCGGGAGATCCCGGGAACTACCAAGATCATCATCGCCCAGCGTGTCTCCAGCGTGCAGTCCGCAGACCGGATCCTGGTGCTGGACGACGGACGGATCGACGACTTTGACACCCATGAGAACCTGCTGGAACACAACGCCATCTACCAGGAGATCTTCAATTCACAGATCGAGGGCGGCGGCGACTTCGACCAGCCGGCATAG
- a CDS encoding ABC transporter ATP-binding protein gives MNEKKRRPRVASASRLVGRVIGYMLHYYKYLFLLVIACILINAVATVVGATFPQKLVDNYIMPMLNTGSDDFSNLARDLFQLAGIMAIGVVAAFTYNRIMVNVSQGTMLHLRDDLFARMEALPIKYFDTHAHGDIMSVYTNDVDTLRQLLSQSIPQIINSLISMTATLVTMLILNPALTVISILTAVVMLLVTSNFSKLSGKYFIRQQIDLGAVDGFIEEMMDGQKVVKVFCHEEKAMEDFHKVNEKLRDSANKANRYANLLMPINANIGWISYALVAIVGAILGINGLAGVTIGTVVTFVGLNKSFTNPITQVSQQINFVVNAAAGAQRVFDLMDQEPEVDEGYVELVNATEDENGNLTESSTRTNLWAWKHPHKAEGAVTYTKLEGGVVFDDVDFGYTDEKIVLHNISLWAKPGQKIAFVGATGAGKTTITNLINRFYDIADGKIRYDGININKIKKPDLRRSLGMVLQDTHLFTGTVMDNIRYGKLDATDEECISAAKLANADGFIRRLPDGYDTMLTGDGANLSQGQRQLLAIARAAVADPPALILDEATSSIDTRTEKLVQAGMDALMAGRTTFVIAHRLSTVKNSNCIMVMEQGRIIERGTHDELIAEKGKYYQLYTGNFAAQG, from the coding sequence ATGAACGAAAAGAAGAGAAGACCCAGAGTAGCTTCCGCCTCCAGACTGGTGGGCCGGGTCATCGGATATATGCTTCACTATTATAAATACCTGTTCCTGCTGGTGATCGCCTGCATTCTCATCAATGCAGTGGCCACCGTGGTGGGAGCTACCTTTCCCCAGAAGCTGGTGGATAATTATATCATGCCTATGCTGAACACAGGCTCTGATGATTTCAGCAACCTGGCAAGAGATCTGTTCCAGCTGGCCGGGATCATGGCCATCGGTGTGGTGGCTGCGTTTACCTACAACCGGATCATGGTCAATGTAAGCCAGGGCACCATGCTCCATCTCAGGGACGATCTGTTCGCCCGGATGGAAGCTCTTCCCATCAAATATTTTGACACTCACGCCCACGGCGATATCATGTCGGTATACACCAACGATGTGGATACTCTGCGGCAGCTGTTGAGCCAGAGTATCCCCCAGATCATCAACTCGCTGATCTCCATGACGGCTACGCTGGTGACCATGCTGATCCTGAACCCGGCCCTGACGGTGATCTCCATCCTGACGGCTGTGGTGATGCTCCTGGTGACCTCCAACTTCTCCAAGCTGTCTGGCAAATACTTCATCCGTCAGCAGATCGACCTTGGCGCGGTGGACGGATTCATCGAGGAGATGATGGACGGCCAGAAGGTGGTGAAGGTATTCTGCCATGAGGAGAAGGCAATGGAGGACTTCCACAAGGTAAATGAGAAGTTGCGTGACAGCGCCAACAAGGCCAACCGGTACGCCAACCTTTTGATGCCCATCAACGCCAATATCGGCTGGATCAGCTATGCCCTGGTGGCCATCGTAGGCGCGATCCTTGGGATCAACGGCCTGGCAGGGGTGACCATCGGTACGGTGGTAACCTTCGTGGGCCTGAACAAGAGCTTTACCAACCCCATCACCCAGGTGAGCCAGCAGATCAACTTCGTGGTCAACGCGGCGGCAGGCGCCCAGAGAGTCTTTGACCTGATGGATCAGGAGCCGGAGGTGGACGAAGGCTATGTGGAGCTGGTGAACGCCACAGAAGACGAGAACGGCAATCTCACTGAGTCCAGTACCCGCACCAATCTGTGGGCCTGGAAACATCCTCATAAGGCAGAGGGGGCGGTTACCTATACGAAACTGGAAGGCGGCGTGGTCTTCGATGATGTAGACTTCGGCTACACGGACGAGAAGATCGTACTCCACAATATCAGCCTCTGGGCGAAGCCGGGACAGAAGATCGCTTTCGTCGGGGCTACCGGAGCCGGCAAGACCACCATCACCAACCTGATCAACCGGTTCTATGACATCGCCGATGGCAAGATCCGCTACGACGGGATCAACATCAATAAGATCAAGAAGCCGGATCTGCGGCGGTCTCTTGGCATGGTGCTTCAGGATACCCACCTGTTCACCGGAACAGTGATGGACAATATCCGCTACGGTAAGCTGGACGCCACCGATGAGGAGTGTATCAGCGCGGCGAAGCTGGCCAACGCGGACGGATTCATCCGCAGGCTTCCAGACGGCTATGATACTATGCTGACCGGGGACGGCGCTAACTTAAGCCAGGGCCAGCGGCAGCTTCTGGCCATCGCCCGGGCGGCGGTTGCCGATCCGCCGGCGCTGATCCTGGACGAGGCCACATCCTCCATCGATACTCGTACCGAGAAGCTGGTGCAGGCAGGTATGGACGCCCTGATGGCAGGGCGGACTACCTTTGTCATCGCCCACCGGCTGTCCACCGTCAAGAACTCCAACTGTATCATGGTCATGGAGCAGGGACGGATCATCGAGCGGGGAACCCACGACGAACTGATCGCGGAGAAAGGAAAATACTATCAGCTGTATACCGGGAATTTCGCGGCGCAGGGATAG
- a CDS encoding glycerol dehydrogenase produces MARLRMMRAPQKYVQGKDSLLHFHEEMKDLGDKWLFICSNSGHKMCHDKIEKSFEGTKDIRRYEIFGGTSSVGEIEKMRKIVRENGLNVVVGVGGGSAIDTAKATAHYEKLPVVIVPTVVATDAPCTGLSVIYNDDKTFNSYLFYPKNPEAVIVDSDVIAKAPVRFLVAGMGDALGTYFEARACERTDAPSLENGGITQSAMALCRLCYQTLKEYGAAAKTACEHNVVTPALDAIIEANVYLSGVGADNGGLAVAHSFYNGLTALGGHSAPHGNCVAFGTLVQLVLERASKEEFKEVQDFCMEVGLPVTLKEIGITTEDQIRVIAEKSCVEGESIHNMVADVTPDQLYAAIIAADALGREALQNMDR; encoded by the coding sequence ATGGCAAGGCTCAGAATGATGCGGGCGCCGCAGAAATACGTGCAGGGAAAGGATTCTCTTCTCCATTTCCACGAAGAGATGAAAGATCTGGGAGACAAATGGCTGTTCATCTGTTCCAACAGCGGCCACAAGATGTGCCACGATAAGATCGAGAAGAGCTTTGAAGGGACAAAGGACATCCGCCGTTATGAAATCTTCGGCGGAACTTCCAGTGTAGGAGAGATTGAGAAAATGCGTAAGATCGTCCGGGAAAACGGGCTGAATGTGGTAGTCGGCGTAGGCGGAGGCTCTGCCATCGACACCGCCAAAGCGACTGCGCATTATGAGAAGCTTCCGGTGGTGATCGTCCCCACGGTAGTTGCCACCGACGCCCCCTGTACCGGGCTGTCTGTGATCTACAATGACGACAAGACCTTCAACAGCTATCTGTTCTACCCCAAGAACCCGGAAGCCGTGATCGTGGACAGCGACGTGATCGCCAAAGCTCCGGTCCGCTTCCTGGTAGCCGGCATGGGCGACGCCCTGGGCACTTATTTTGAAGCCAGGGCCTGTGAGCGCACCGACGCTCCCAGCCTGGAAAACGGCGGGATCACCCAGTCCGCCATGGCTCTTTGCCGCCTTTGCTATCAGACGCTGAAGGAATACGGCGCGGCCGCCAAAACAGCCTGTGAACACAACGTGGTCACACCGGCTCTGGACGCCATCATCGAAGCCAACGTCTACCTCTCCGGCGTAGGCGCCGACAACGGCGGTCTTGCCGTCGCCCATTCCTTCTACAACGGCCTGACCGCCCTGGGCGGACACAGCGCTCCCCACGGGAACTGCGTGGCCTTCGGCACCTTGGTCCAGCTTGTCCTGGAGCGGGCGTCCAAAGAAGAATTCAAAGAGGTTCAGGACTTCTGCATGGAAGTAGGGCTTCCGGTCACACTAAAAGAGATCGGCATCACCACGGAAGACCAGATCCGTGTGATCGCAGAGAAATCCTGCGTGGAAGGCGAATCCATCCACAATATGGTAGCCGACGTAACGCCGGATCAGTTATATGCGGCCATCATCGCCGCCGATGCGCTGGGCCGGGAAGCGCTCCAGAACATGGACAGATAA
- a CDS encoding helix-turn-helix domain-containing protein, translated as MKIIDTKSLGTAIRERRKELHYTQTYLAEFSGLSVSFISDLERGKATAEIGKTLQIIHLLGMDILVEKRG; from the coding sequence ATGAAAATTATTGATACCAAATCTCTTGGCACAGCGATACGAGAAAGGCGCAAAGAACTTCATTACACGCAGACATATCTGGCTGAATTCAGTGGCCTCAGCGTTAGTTTTATCTCAGACCTGGAACGAGGGAAAGCGACAGCAGAAATAGGAAAGACACTGCAGATCATACATTTGCTGGGAATGGATATTTTGGTGGAGAAGCGGGGGTAA
- a CDS encoding DEAD/DEAH box helicase family protein, with product MGNRYDNILQFKGIWRDYQERVLSNSGKYLADGKLHIVAAPGSGKTTLGIELIRRLGEPCLILSPSITIRQQWLARITEGFLVEGQAPEELMSNDLKQMKPITAITYQALYSAMKHYQGELRDQGEEEDEEPDPVLAEETEAVDFREFDILAAVKEAGVKTICLDEAHHLRSEWWKALESFMKEMKGMTVIALTATPPYDSTAGQWKRYTDLCGPIDEEIFTPELVREGSLCPHEDYVYFNWPTKEELKEIGKYQEQTAGIYRELLTGPEFTRMIATHKGLQDPEGYSEKFLEEPKYFSALLIFCQAQGIPFPPYLRRLIGTEGRLPELTDKWLEALLQGFLYDDTDSYLVSEEAREGIQKQLKEAGCIYRKKVSLTHKDALQKLLVKSQGKMESIGRIVETEQQAMGERLRLLILCDYIKKEKLSVVGTEEDMTAEIGAVPIFEFLRRKDQAGIRLGVLSGSVVIVPLDTKEILEKLMAEKDCEGTLSPIRETGYGKLQVKGKQTHVVAVVTELFEQGQINALVGTKSLLGEGWDAPCINSLILATYVGSFMLSNQMRGRTIRTDKNHPEKTGNIWHLACIFPQKKGKEKHPDLSGDYETLVRRFDSFLGVSWQEPVIESGIGRLGIPEFDTRDKMEEINETMLLRAADREGLRQRWQQSLKEIRGGMEVRQREDIPKEAANTGYIFVHALGFMILSILSAVLSEAVRLFFEMTYRYPGSLVPKVLMVITVLGCLGIGRFGYLLFKFSTPQKRMRQIGQAVAAALEELGELEDPQHSRVETESLQGAVISVALKGGTMRDKTTFAVCMEEIWGVIDNPRYLLVRGRKPQKAKEFYAVPEIFGKHKDRVYVFEKHIRKALGRFQTVYTRTPEGRKVLLRARTRSFVNKNQTVLQGRKVVKGEYE from the coding sequence ATGGGAAACAGATACGATAACATTTTACAATTCAAGGGGATCTGGCGGGATTATCAGGAGCGGGTCCTGTCCAATTCGGGAAAATATCTGGCGGACGGTAAGCTGCACATTGTGGCGGCGCCGGGTTCCGGGAAGACGACCCTTGGCATTGAGCTGATCAGGCGGCTGGGGGAGCCCTGTCTGATCCTGTCGCCCAGTATTACCATCCGGCAGCAGTGGCTTGCCCGGATCACAGAAGGATTCCTTGTGGAAGGGCAGGCGCCGGAGGAACTGATGTCCAATGACCTGAAGCAGATGAAGCCGATCACGGCCATCACCTATCAGGCGCTGTACAGCGCCATGAAACATTACCAGGGAGAGCTTCGGGATCAGGGGGAGGAAGAAGACGAAGAGCCGGATCCGGTTCTTGCTGAAGAAACAGAGGCGGTAGACTTCCGGGAGTTTGATATCCTGGCGGCGGTGAAGGAAGCCGGGGTGAAGACCATCTGTCTGGACGAGGCCCATCATCTGCGCAGTGAGTGGTGGAAAGCGCTGGAAAGTTTTATGAAAGAGATGAAGGGGATGACGGTGATCGCGCTGACTGCCACGCCGCCCTATGACAGTACTGCCGGGCAGTGGAAGCGGTACACGGATCTGTGCGGTCCTATCGACGAAGAGATCTTTACGCCGGAGCTGGTGCGGGAGGGGAGCCTTTGTCCCCATGAGGACTATGTTTATTTTAACTGGCCTACGAAAGAAGAGCTAAAAGAGATCGGGAAGTACCAGGAGCAGACGGCCGGCATATACCGGGAGCTTCTGACCGGTCCGGAATTTACCCGGATGATCGCCACCCATAAGGGACTGCAGGATCCGGAAGGATACAGTGAGAAATTCCTGGAGGAGCCCAAGTATTTCTCTGCCCTTCTCATCTTCTGCCAGGCCCAGGGGATCCCCTTTCCACCCTATCTGCGGCGGCTGATCGGGACGGAGGGAAGACTGCCGGAACTGACGGATAAGTGGCTGGAAGCCCTGCTGCAGGGATTCCTCTATGACGATACAGACTCTTATCTGGTATCAGAGGAAGCAAGGGAAGGGATCCAGAAACAGCTGAAGGAAGCGGGATGTATCTACAGGAAGAAGGTTTCCCTGACCCACAAGGACGCCCTGCAGAAGCTTCTGGTCAAGAGTCAGGGCAAGATGGAGAGCATCGGCAGGATCGTGGAGACAGAACAGCAGGCCATGGGAGAACGGCTCAGGCTCCTTATCCTGTGCGACTATATCAAGAAAGAAAAGCTGTCCGTTGTGGGGACGGAGGAAGATATGACTGCGGAGATCGGGGCAGTGCCTATCTTTGAGTTCCTGCGGCGCAAAGATCAGGCCGGGATCAGGCTTGGAGTTCTCAGTGGTTCTGTGGTCATCGTGCCCTTGGATACGAAGGAGATCCTGGAGAAACTGATGGCGGAAAAAGACTGTGAGGGAACCCTCTCTCCCATCCGGGAGACCGGATACGGGAAGCTGCAGGTGAAGGGGAAGCAGACCCATGTGGTAGCTGTGGTGACAGAGCTTTTTGAACAGGGGCAGATCAATGCCCTGGTGGGGACCAAATCCCTGCTGGGTGAAGGGTGGGACGCTCCCTGTATCAATTCGCTGATCCTGGCAACCTATGTAGGGTCCTTTATGCTGAGCAATCAGATGCGGGGCCGGACCATCCGTACGGATAAGAACCATCCGGAGAAGACCGGCAATATCTGGCATCTGGCCTGTATCTTCCCCCAGAAGAAGGGGAAGGAAAAGCATCCGGACCTCTCCGGGGACTACGAGACACTGGTCCGCCGGTTTGACTCTTTCCTGGGGGTATCCTGGCAGGAACCGGTGATTGAGAGCGGCATTGGGCGACTGGGGATCCCGGAGTTTGACACCCGGGATAAGATGGAAGAGATCAATGAGACCATGCTCTTAAGGGCAGCTGACCGGGAAGGGCTGCGCCAAAGATGGCAGCAGTCTCTGAAAGAGATCCGGGGCGGAATGGAGGTACGCCAGCGGGAGGACATCCCCAAAGAGGCTGCCAATACCGGGTACATTTTCGTTCATGCTCTGGGATTTATGATCCTGAGTATTCTGTCGGCAGTACTTTCCGAGGCTGTCCGGCTGTTCTTCGAGATGACTTACCGGTATCCCGGTTCCCTGGTGCCAAAGGTCCTGATGGTGATCACGGTCCTGGGCTGTCTGGGGATCGGAAGATTCGGATATCTTTTGTTCAAGTTCAGCACCCCGCAGAAGCGGATGCGCCAGATCGGCCAGGCGGTGGCTGCAGCCCTGGAAGAGCTTGGAGAGCTGGAAGACCCGCAGCACAGCCGGGTGGAAACAGAATCCCTGCAGGGGGCGGTGATCAGCGTGGCGCTGAAAGGCGGGACCATGCGGGACAAGACCACATTCGCAGTCTGCATGGAGGAGATCTGGGGCGTCATCGACAACCCCAGGTATCTGCTGGTGAGAGGAAGAAAGCCCCAGAAGGCCAAAGAATTCTATGCGGTTCCTGAGATCTTCGGGAAGCACAAGGACCGGGTCTATGTCTTTGAGAAACATATCCGCAAGGCGCTGGGAAGATTCCAGACTGTCTATACCCGGACGCCGGAAGGGCGGAAAGTCCTTTTGCGGGCGCGGACACGGTCCTTTGTGAATAAGAATCAGACGGTGCTGCAGGGACGGAAAGTTGTGAAGGGCGAATACGAATAA
- a CDS encoding valine--tRNA ligase encodes MSQNLEKTYNPKEIEPKLYEKWCEKEYFHAEVDRSRKPFTTVMPPPNITGKLHMGHALDNTLQDIIIRYKRMQGYNTLWVPGTDHAAISTEVKVTNQLKEEGIDKKELGREKFLERTWQWKDEYAGTIEGQLKKLGVSCDWERERFTMDEGCSKAVEEVFIELYEKGYIYRGSRIINWCPVCKTSLSDAEVEHEEQEGHFWHIKYPIVGTDDYLEIATTRPETMLGDTAIAVHPDDERYKDIVGKTAILPLVGREIPIVADSYVDKEFGTGAVKITPAHDPNDFEVGKRHNLPEINIMNDDATINENGGKYAGLDRYEARKVMVKDLEEQGYLVKVVPHSHNVGTHDRCHTTVEPLVKQQWFVKMEELAKPAIQAVKNGDLKFVPERFDKIYLHWLENIRDWCISRQIWWGHRIPAYYCDECGEVVVARSMPEVCPKCGCKHFTQDEDTLDTWFSSALWPFSTLGWPDKTEDLDYFYPTDVLVTGYDIIFFWVIRMVFSGYEHTGKSPFHTVFIHGLVRDSLGRKMSKSLGNGIDPLEIIDQYGADALRMTLVTGNAPGNDMRFYNERVEASRNFANKVWNASRFIMMNLEDKKLTQPADFKVRPADRWIMSKCNNLVKDVTENMDKFELGIALSKIYDFIWDEFCDWYIEIAKYRIYHADEDPESANDALWTLREVLKKGLKLLHPYMPFVSEEIYSKLVPEEESLMMSDWPQYDESWNYPIAENIAEHYKEIIRGIRNVRTEMNVPKNRKATAYVVCEDAQLCTGLEMLRQAARNMAAVNDLIIQHDTVGIPEDAVSIVVPDATVYLPLEELIDFDQELERLTKEEARLAKEIARAEGMLSNEKFVSKAPEAKVQEEREKLETYRQMMEQVQERLESLKAKRS; translated from the coding sequence ATGAGCCAGAACCTGGAAAAGACCTACAATCCCAAAGAGATTGAGCCAAAGCTGTATGAGAAATGGTGTGAGAAAGAATATTTCCACGCTGAGGTGGACCGCAGCAGAAAACCGTTTACTACGGTGATGCCGCCTCCGAATATTACCGGAAAGCTGCACATGGGCCACGCCCTTGACAATACCCTGCAGGACATCATCATCCGTTACAAGAGAATGCAGGGCTACAATACGCTGTGGGTTCCGGGAACGGACCACGCCGCCATTTCTACGGAAGTAAAGGTGACCAACCAGCTGAAAGAAGAAGGCATTGACAAAAAGGAGCTAGGTCGGGAGAAATTCCTGGAGCGCACCTGGCAGTGGAAGGACGAATATGCGGGAACCATCGAGGGACAGTTAAAGAAGCTGGGCGTGTCCTGCGACTGGGAGCGGGAGCGCTTCACCATGGACGAGGGCTGTTCCAAGGCGGTGGAAGAGGTGTTTATCGAGCTCTATGAGAAAGGCTACATTTACCGGGGGTCCCGGATCATCAACTGGTGTCCGGTGTGCAAGACCTCTCTTTCCGACGCGGAAGTAGAGCATGAAGAGCAGGAAGGCCATTTCTGGCATATCAAATACCCCATCGTGGGGACCGACGATTATCTGGAGATCGCAACCACCCGTCCGGAGACCATGCTGGGCGATACGGCCATCGCGGTACATCCGGATGACGAGCGGTACAAAGATATCGTAGGCAAGACGGCGATCCTGCCGCTGGTGGGAAGAGAGATCCCCATCGTGGCGGATTCTTATGTAGATAAAGAGTTCGGGACCGGCGCGGTGAAGATCACGCCGGCTCACGACCCCAACGACTTCGAGGTAGGCAAGCGCCACAACCTGCCGGAGATCAACATTATGAACGACGACGCCACCATCAATGAGAACGGCGGCAAGTACGCCGGGCTGGACCGCTACGAGGCCCGGAAGGTGATGGTGAAGGATCTGGAGGAGCAGGGCTATCTGGTGAAAGTAGTTCCCCACTCCCACAACGTTGGAACCCACGACCGCTGCCACACCACCGTGGAGCCGCTGGTAAAACAGCAGTGGTTCGTGAAGATGGAAGAACTGGCCAAGCCGGCTATCCAGGCCGTGAAAAACGGCGATCTGAAGTTTGTGCCGGAGCGGTTTGACAAGATCTACCTGCACTGGCTGGAAAATATCCGTGACTGGTGTATTTCCCGGCAGATCTGGTGGGGACACCGGATTCCTGCCTACTACTGCGATGAATGCGGCGAGGTAGTAGTGGCAAGAAGCATGCCGGAGGTATGTCCGAAATGCGGATGTAAGCATTTTACCCAGGACGAAGATACCCTGGACACCTGGTTCAGTTCCGCCCTGTGGCCCTTCTCCACGCTGGGATGGCCGGACAAGACGGAGGACCTGGACTACTTCTACCCAACAGACGTGCTGGTGACCGGATACGACATCATTTTCTTCTGGGTGATCCGGATGGTATTCTCCGGATATGAACATACCGGAAAATCGCCCTTCCACACCGTGTTCATCCACGGCCTGGTGCGGGATTCCTTAGGCCGCAAGATGAGCAAGTCTTTGGGAAATGGAATTGATCCCCTGGAGATCATTGACCAGTACGGGGCAGACGCCCTGCGTATGACCCTGGTAACCGGAAATGCGCCGGGAAATGATATGCGTTTCTACAACGAACGTGTGGAAGCCAGCCGGAACTTTGCCAACAAAGTATGGAATGCGTCCCGTTTCATTATGATGAACCTGGAAGATAAAAAACTGACTCAGCCGGCAGACTTTAAAGTGCGTCCAGCAGACCGCTGGATCATGTCCAAATGCAACAACCTGGTCAAAGATGTGACCGAGAATATGGATAAATTCGAGCTTGGTATTGCTCTGTCCAAGATCTATGATTTCATCTGGGATGAATTCTGCGACTGGTACATTGAGATCGCCAAGTACCGTATTTATCACGCAGATGAGGATCCGGAAAGCGCCAACGACGCCCTGTGGACTCTGCGGGAGGTACTGAAGAAGGGACTGAAGCTGCTGCATCCGTATATGCCGTTCGTCTCTGAGGAGATCTACAGCAAACTGGTGCCGGAAGAAGAATCTCTGATGATGTCTGACTGGCCGCAGTATGATGAGTCCTGGAATTATCCGATCGCGGAAAATATTGCAGAACATTATAAAGAAATCATCCGCGGCATCCGCAACGTGCGGACTGAGATGAATGTTCCAAAGAACCGCAAGGCTACGGCCTATGTGGTATGTGAAGACGCTCAGTTGTGTACCGGTCTGGAGATGCTTCGGCAGGCAGCCCGGAATATGGCGGCAGTTAATGATCTGATCATCCAGCACGATACGGTTGGAATACCGGAGGATGCGGTATCCATCGTGGTGCCGGATGCTACAGTATATTTACCATTGGAAGAGTTGATCGATTTTGACCAGGAGCTGGAGCGTCTGACCAAAGAAGAAGCCCGTCTCGCCAAAGAGATCGCCCGGGCGGAAGGCATGCTGAGCAATGAGAAATTCGTCAGCAAGGCGCCGGAAGCCAAGGTGCAGGAAGAGCGGGAGAAACTGGAGACTTACAGACAGATGATGGAGCAGGTACAGGAAAGACTGGAGAGTTTGAAGGCAAAACGCTCCTAA